A window of Synechococcus sp. MEDNS5 contains these coding sequences:
- the pyrE gene encoding orotate phosphoribosyltransferase, translated as MTDRSDPSMDRDVLLDRLAREAYRFGHFTLASGRSSDHYVNCKPVALSGSGLALLSPAMLALVDEEAVAVGGLTLGADPLVSGVAMAAAQQGRALDALIVRKQAKGHGTGAWLEGPLPEPGARVTVLEDVVTTGGSSIKAVQQLREAGYSVGRVVTIVDREEGGSAAMAAADLELVSLFKLDQVATRAKELTA; from the coding sequence ATGACCGATCGTTCCGACCCATCCATGGATCGCGATGTTCTTCTCGACCGCCTGGCGCGGGAGGCCTATCGGTTTGGACACTTCACCCTGGCTTCCGGCCGCAGCAGCGACCATTACGTGAACTGCAAGCCCGTCGCCCTCAGTGGCAGCGGCCTTGCCCTGCTGAGTCCGGCGATGCTCGCGCTAGTGGACGAGGAGGCCGTGGCGGTGGGGGGACTCACCCTCGGTGCTGATCCCCTGGTGAGCGGTGTGGCGATGGCGGCCGCGCAGCAAGGCCGTGCACTCGATGCCCTGATCGTGCGCAAACAGGCAAAGGGCCATGGCACTGGAGCCTGGCTCGAGGGACCTCTGCCCGAGCCAGGCGCCCGCGTCACGGTGCTGGAAGATGTCGTCACCACCGGTGGCTCATCGATCAAAGCCGTGCAGCAGCTTCGTGAGGCGGGGTACAGCGTGGGACGGGTTGTGACGATTGTGGATCGTGAGGAAGGGGGCAGCGCCGCGATGGCCGCGGCCGATCTCGAGCTGGTCAGCCTGTTCAAACTGGACCAGGTGGCAACCCGCGCCAAGGAGCTGACGGCTTGA
- a CDS encoding hemolysin family protein, whose protein sequence is MRPFLLIALLVLPALFSAAEVALLRLRPSQVQEFSEQGRPGAQALQRLLRRLPTALLMTQFGTSLSLVALGWTGRGFGQRWWPLDMPSGRWWDLAWFLVLVVMATLIAGVLPRAWVLSRPERAALQLGPVLEGAIRALQPLLTLLNGLATLLLRLAGLSQRWGATVSVLSANELETLIESGGVTGLKPDERNILEGVFALRDTQVREVMVPRSGMVTLPVEVRFAGLMEAVHRTRHARFPVIGQSLDDVRGVLDLRRLAEPIARGELKEDSSLEPYLMPAETVLETSNLADLLAIIRSGHPLLLVVDEHGGTEGLVTAADLNGEIVGDEPAEESDEPDLQPVEDQPGTWLVAGDLEIFELNRQLSLDLPEASDHHTLAGFLLEKLQHIPSPGEALRHDGVQFEIFAMAGPRIVRVRLVLLDQEVSTEESPNPEEP, encoded by the coding sequence ATGCGCCCCTTTCTGCTGATCGCGCTGCTGGTTCTACCGGCTCTGTTTTCAGCGGCCGAGGTGGCACTGCTGAGGCTCCGGCCCAGTCAGGTCCAGGAGTTCAGCGAGCAAGGTCGGCCCGGTGCTCAGGCTTTGCAGAGGCTGCTGCGGCGCTTGCCGACAGCGCTGCTCATGACGCAGTTCGGGACGTCGTTGTCGCTTGTGGCGCTCGGCTGGACGGGGCGGGGCTTCGGTCAGCGCTGGTGGCCCCTGGATATGCCTTCCGGCCGTTGGTGGGACCTGGCCTGGTTCCTTGTGCTGGTGGTGATGGCCACCCTGATCGCTGGGGTGTTGCCTCGGGCCTGGGTGCTCAGTCGCCCCGAACGCGCTGCGCTGCAGCTGGGGCCAGTGCTGGAGGGCGCGATCCGCGCATTGCAGCCCCTTCTCACGCTCCTCAATGGTCTGGCCACGCTTCTTCTGCGACTCGCCGGCCTCAGTCAACGCTGGGGCGCCACCGTTTCGGTGCTGTCGGCCAATGAGCTGGAAACCTTGATCGAAAGCGGCGGCGTGACAGGACTCAAGCCCGATGAGCGCAACATCCTTGAGGGTGTGTTCGCTCTGCGCGATACCCAGGTGCGGGAAGTGATGGTGCCTCGCTCCGGGATGGTCACCCTGCCGGTTGAGGTGCGCTTCGCTGGGCTGATGGAGGCGGTGCATCGCACCCGTCATGCTCGTTTCCCTGTGATTGGTCAATCGCTTGATGACGTTCGTGGTGTTCTTGATCTCAGGCGCCTAGCCGAACCCATCGCTCGAGGAGAACTGAAGGAAGACTCTTCGTTAGAGCCCTACCTGATGCCTGCTGAGACCGTTCTGGAAACCAGCAACCTTGCTGATCTCTTGGCGATCATCCGTTCAGGTCATCCCCTGCTTCTGGTCGTGGATGAACATGGCGGCACCGAGGGACTGGTCACCGCTGCTGATCTCAACGGCGAAATCGTCGGCGATGAGCCTGCCGAGGAGAGCGATGAACCGGATCTTCAGCCGGTGGAAGACCAGCCGGGGACCTGGCTTGTTGCAGGCGATCTGGAGATCTTCGAGCTGAACCGCCAGCTCTCGCTGGATCTGCCAGAGGCCAGCGACCACCACACCCTTGCCGGCTTCCTGCTGGAAAAACTTCAGCACATCCCCTCCCCCGGCGAAGCTCTACGCCATGACGGGGTTCAGTTCGAGATCTTCGCCATGGCGGGACCTCGAATTGTGCGGGTGCGTCTGGTGCTGCTGGATCAGGAGGTCTCCACCGAGGAATCTCCCAATCCAGAAGAGCCGTAA